The DNA sequence CTAAATAGGGGCAGGCAACATGTATTTAGGACTCCCATTATTTTCATATGCCAGCAATGTATGGtccatttttttccttttgtagtattcttttttcttatggAAGAATATTTTACAACTTTTGAGGTTATATAGATTTCGTGGGATTATTTTGTATATCTACagttttttataaattattaaagaatataccaaaatcattttaataaaataaataaataatactaatataaaactaattttatcatatgttaaaaaggaaaaggacaTGCTACATATCTTATGTATACACCACTCTTCTTTGATGTACGTTTTTGTGTAATCATTTGGTTTGATTTGATTACCTTACAAGTTTtgtattaagaattttaattccataattttcataaaaattaaagtttgatttattattacttttatttatttgaagttatagaaaaaaaaatgaacaaattaatttccgtttttttatgaaaattataaaattaaaaacattaattgATGTGGTTGTTACTATTTTTACGGGTCAGTTGAGTCATCCTGTGACTAAACTTTTTCGTGTGCACTATACAAGTCTCTATCAAggataagagcatctccagcCGCGGACGTCCCGGCGGGCATTGGACCGGCGGTGCCCGAAGTCTGTAGGGGACGTCCGCCATAAGGCGCGGCGGGGACGGACGCGGACATCCGTAGCGGACACGGGAGATCCGCGGCATTCCCGGGACATCGTCGCGGCGgcgggcggacgtccgccattgtggcaTGCCGACGGACGTCCGATgcgatttttaatattattattattttatttattttataaactctatatatacggctctcgttgcaaactctatatgtacgtttttttaaaaactctaaCGCATGTATTATCATTGAAAATGAAggcctaaaacaaaaacatatcatACCATCGAGCAGCGAGCCCCCCATTcagctagcggcaaactatataGATTCAACGCATATGTatgctttttaaaaaaaataaaatcgttGCATTTTTCCCGTATTCGTGTCTAAGTTTTGACACTGATTATCTCTATTTTCGAGGCATCCCGtcataaaaattcataatacTAACACGACGATAAAATGCAGCTTAATTGATAAGTTACGTATCCTtcgggttttaatgcacaattggtaaagtaagagagagggaaaaaaatgagtaaaataagagagagaaagagaaaaagtagtgaaagtaGAATTAGTGGATTGTGTAGTCCAtatcctaaaatagaaagattctaAAATTTCTCTCAAATGGAAATAGTTCCTATGTTTATCTAACactcaaaaccaaaaaaatattcattatcAGCTAACTTTTTATACTCTATCGGTTATACATgcatactctctccgtcccaagttAGTTGTACATTTTGGGCTGTCCCAAGTTACttaagtcatttttctttttggctaaaaacaaaacatctaatcacacctactttattccttcttttacttttctcttttactttattctcttatctactttatttaactcatcaaacacaactttcttaaatctcgtgccaaaaagaaacgtctcaAGTAAcgtaggacggagggagtattaaattataaattaagcaagttaaaattttcatatataattaactgtcataataaaaatcaaagtgaATGCAATAAAATATGGCCAAAGCTTAATAACTCAACCCATTTTCTAACCCGTTGaacaataaaagaaattaagttAATTCGGCTTATTCTTTCCCCCCTTAAACTAAGTTCAAAGCTTTAATTAAGCCCAAGCCGAAAATAccctaaaataaatacataaataaattaaattagaccCTAAACTAAAAAACTAACGACATGCTTGAAAATGCAATTCTAGTATaacattgaaaaatgaaaataacaaaaccattaacaaaaatgaaaagtcaATGTGAAAAAAGATACACTAgtattgaaaacaaaatcaagttataaattttcacaaggaaaataattctttttatgCTACTCCtaatagattaaaaatagtttatacttGAACAGAACATATATACACATGATCTATCCATCATACCAGAGAAATGATATAAACGGAACTAATTCTGTCATATTCAGAAACAAATCTGAGTAACACAAATATCCTGAGAAAGTTAAAAGATTActatggaaaaacaaagcaaggGGATTATAGAAACACAACTACATGAACATCAGAGTAGACGACATAGATATACATTTTTAAGCTTCAAATTTCTTACTACTTTTTCCATTACACATACCATTATTCCACTCATACTCCCGCTCAACCTGGTACCATATTGTCTTGCAGGAGCAAAACAGGAAAACCGACTCACTTGCCGCCTAAGGTGGGGAACTGCCCTGGATCTTCGATGGCTGGTGCCCTCACAGTGCTCGTCTCACTGCCTCCGCCATAACCACCTCTGGGACCACCACGTCCACGGCCACGGCCACGACCGGGATTGTAGTACTTCTCACCGTCAGCAGGTTTCAGGAACTCATTGATGCTCACAGactggaaaaaaaatcaattatcaGAGCAATCTACCACTGCACTGTATTATCAAACAACTTTACTGTATATTAGTGTATCCATCAAACATGAGCCTCATATCATATCACAAATATCCTAAAACTGGGCCTTATTATTTTTAGGTGGTTATAAAAGAACAGCAGATTTTGAATTGGACACCATAATTCAATGCAGGTAGAACCATAATATAACTGCCGTAGAACTGTAGAAGCAAGAAAATGAACTTGCACAGTCCATCCAGTAGAAGATTTTGTATCGATGATTCGATGAACAATTGTTTTATATACACAACAAACCTTTTTagctctctcttctttctcagCTAACTCCTTTTTGTCCTTCTCAGAACCCTGCGCATGTGAATCGTTTGAAATAGAGTTAGTAAATCAGCGCAAAATATCTGATACATTAGAACTATCTCATATCTCGAAAGCTTAGatcagaaaaagaaataaacttGATAAGAGTACACAGTATAGCTTCAATCTCTCAGAAGTGCAAGTCAATTACCAGTTTGATGAAAACATCATCAGCAGCTTTCTTGTTTGAAAGTTGTTGCATGGATTCAAACTCTTTAACATCAACCTTCCTGCTGTCAGTTTTGAGGGCCTGCAGAGCCTTTCGTTTCTCCTCCAGAATCTTCTCATATTCATCCAGTGTCATTTCCTATTATTTAGATGAAAGCTCTATATCAAATCAAGGTaagctttaaatgaaaccAACGGTGATGTCAGAATACAATTAATGTGTGTTAAAGCATGTCTTGGTTAAAAAATGGAGAACAAAAATTAAGGTAACCATaagaattcaattcaattcaattactatggagaaaaaataaattatccaTTTACCTTATCCTCAGCTTCCTTCTCTTCAACTTCGTTTCGGGAAGCCTCCTTATCTCCATCAGCTGCAGCAGGAGCATTCTCACCAGAGGGCTTCTCAACATCCACAACTTTCTCACCTTCAGTAACAACACCCTCAGCCACactacacaaaaataaaaatagtcatTAGAGAAACAAACATAATACAATATGACGACCGCATTAGTTAAGCACAATCTTAGAATGCAGCAGGAAATACTCACTTGGCCAGCTCATCAGTCTGAGTTCCCCAGTTTCCACGGCCAGCTCCTTCCCTCTTTGGCTCATATCTGGACAGAAATTTAACTCAGCAAGCAGCAACTATCCAAACAAACATGCCAAAGATAATAAGCCAGCAGAGAAAGTAATGTACCCATAGCCAGTTCCACTACGGCGATCCAACTGTCTACGAGGGCGATCGCCTTCTCCCCCATCTCCGTTGCTGAAACCACCTCTGCGGCCACCTCGGAAAGACCCACGAGGCCCACCGTAACCACCACGCCTTTCATAAGACTTTTCAGCATCAGCATCCTCAGATGCAACTCTACCAGCAGAGACCTCCCTGTTTCCATACGAATTGT is a window from the Salvia hispanica cultivar TCC Black 2014 chromosome 1, UniMelb_Shisp_WGS_1.0, whole genome shotgun sequence genome containing:
- the LOC125200838 gene encoding RGG repeats nuclear RNA binding protein A-like → MATANPFDLLGDDDAEDPSLLLAAHQQKIDPKKAGAPSAKQQPPPPAKLPTKPLPPAQAVREAESARGGRGGARGRGRGSYRDSPQNNNSYGNREVSAGRVASEDADAEKSYERRGGYGGPRGSFRGGRRGGFSNGDGGEGDRPRRQLDRRSGTGYGYEPKREGAGRGNWGTQTDELANVAEGVVTEGEKVVDVEKPSGENAPAAADGDKEASRNEVEEKEAEDKEMTLDEYEKILEEKRKALQALKTDSRKVDVKEFESMQQLSNKKAADDVFIKLGSEKDKKELAEKEERAKKSVSINEFLKPADGEKYYNPGRGRGRGRGGPRGGYGGGSETSTVRAPAIEDPGQFPTLGGK